In a genomic window of Silurus meridionalis isolate SWU-2019-XX chromosome 27, ASM1480568v1, whole genome shotgun sequence:
- the vps33a gene encoding vacuolar protein sorting-associated protein 33A, which yields MASHLSYGRVNLNILREAARKELREFLDKCAGSKAIVWDEYLTGPFGLIAQYSLLKEHEVEKMFTLKAGRVPPADVKNIIFFVRPKLELMDIVAENVMSEDKLQPQREFHILFVPRRSLLCEQRLKEQGVLNSFTNIDEYILDLIPYDGDLLSMESESAFRECCLENDQTSLYHTAKGLMTMQALYGTIPQIFGKGECARHVANMMLRMKREFAGSQNQILPVFDTLLLLDRNVDLLTPLATQLTYEGLIDEIYGITNGHVKLPPEKFAQKKTGEGGKDLPTDPKKLQLNSAEELYAEIRDKNFNAVGAALSKKAKIISAAFEERHNAKTVGEIKQFVSQLPHMQAARTSLANHTSIAELIKDITTSEVFFDSLTVEQEFMTGVDTDKINTYIEDCIAQKDPLLKILRLVCMQSVCNNGLKQKVLDFYKREILQTYGYEHILTLNNLEKVGLLKPQTTTRNNYPTIRKTLKLWMEDANEQNPNDISYVYSGYAPLSVRLTQVLARPGWRSIEEVLKMLPGPHFEERQQLPPGLHKKRQQGENRTTLVFFLGGVTYAEIAALRFLSQMEDGGTEYIIATTKLINGTSWIKSLMDRPAEPTP from the exons ATGGCTTCCCACTTATCTTATGGCCGCGTCAATCTCAATATTTTGAGAGAAGCTGCAAGGAAGGAACTGCGCGAGTTTCTGGATAAATGTGCAGGAAGCAAG GCCATCGTATGGGACGAGTACCTGACTGGACCATTTGGATTAATAGCTCAGTATTCATTATTGAAG gaaCATGAAGTGGAAAAGATGTTTACGCTCAAAGCAGGGCGCGTGCCGCCGGCTGATGTCAAGAACATTATCTTCTTCGTGCGTCCAAAGCTGGAGTTGATGGACATCGTCGCGGAGAATGTAATGAG CGAGGACAAGCTACAGCCACAACGCGAGTTCCACATCCTGTTCGTCCCCCGGCGCAGTCTGCTCTGTGAGCAGCGGCTGAAGGAGCAAGGTGTCCTCAACTCCTTTACCAATATAGACGAGTACATCCTGGATCTCATCCCCTACGACGGAGACCTGCTCTCTATGGAGTCCGAAAGTGCGTTCAGG gAGTGTTGTCTTGAGAATGACCAGACGAGTCTTTATCACACTGCTAAAGGTTTAATGACCATGCAGGCACTCTATGGTACCATCCCTCAGATCTTTGGCAAAGGAGAATGTGCCAGG CACGTAGCCAACATGATGCTGCGGATGAAAAGGGAGTTCGCCGGCAGTCAGAATCAAATCCTGCCCGTGTTCGACACGCTTTTGTTATTGGACCGGAATGTGGACCTGCTCACGCCGTTAGCGACACAGCTCACGTACGAAGGGCTCATCGATGAGATCTATGGCATCACGAATG GTCACGTGAAGCTTCCTCCAGAGAAGTTTGCACAGAAGAAGACTGGTGAAGGAGGTAAAGATCTGCCCACTGATCCCAAAAAGCTGCAGCTCAACTCTGCCGAAGAGCTGTACGCCGAGATCCGTGACAAGAACTTCAACGCTGTCGGAGCAGCGCTCAGCAAGAAGGCCAAGATCATCTCCGCCGCGTTCGAG GAGCGTCACAACGCAAAGACCGTAGGAGAGATCAAACAGTTTGTATCCCAGCTGCCCCACATGCAGGCTGCTCGCACCTCGCTGGCCAATCACACGTCTATTGCGGAGCTCATCAAAGACATCACCA CCTCCGAAGTCTTTTTTGACAGCTTGACAGTGGAGCAAGAGTTTATGACTGGCGTGGATACAGACAAG ATTAACACTTATATAGAGGACTGCATAGCACAGAAGGATCCGCTGCTCAAGATCCTCCGGCTGGTCTGCATGCAGTCTGTCTGCAATAATGGCCTGAAGCAGAAAGTTCTTGATTTCTACAAGAGAGAGATCCTGCAG ACGTATGGATACGAGCACATTCTTACCCTCAACAACTTGGAGAAGGTCGGTTTACTCAAGCCGCAGACCACCACAAGGAACAACTATCCCACCATCCGGAAAACGCTCAAGCTCTGGATGGAGGACGCAAACGAACAG AATCCCAACGACATCTCGTATGTGTACAGCGGTTACGCTCCTCTTAGCGTGAGGCTCACGCAGGTTCTGGCTCGGCCGGGCTGGAGGAGCATTGAGGAAGTGTTGAAAATGCTGCCTGGGCCACACTTCGAGGAGAGGCAGCAGCTTCCACCTGGTCTCCATAAGAAAC GTCAGCAGGGCGAGAACCGGACGACGCTGGTGTTCTTTCTCGGGGGGGTGACGTACGCCGAAATCGCTGCGCTCCGCTTTCTGTCCCAGATGGAGGACGGCGGGACGGAGTACATCATCGCCACCACCAAACTCATCAACGGCACCAGCTGGATCAAATCTCTGATGGACCGTCCCGCCGAACCAACACCCTGA